From the Streptomyces sp. SN-593 genome, the window TTAAAAGAGATGGCCGCTGAAATCGTCACCGCGATCCCCGAATACGGGCACCTCCTGGAGGGCCCCAACAGCCGGGTGATCAAAATCGGGATCGAGCAGAGCATCGCCACGTTCGTGGACCGGGTCGCCGCCCCCACCGCCACCACCTCGCTGCGCGACGACCTGTGCCGCCGGTTCGGCCGGTTCGAGGCGTACGAGGGCCGCAGCCTGGACAACCTCCAGGCCGCGTACCGGATCGGCTGCCAGGTGGCCCTGCGCCGGGTGCGCACGGTGGGGCGCCGCTACAACCTGTCGGCGTCCTTCATGCTGACCTTCGCCGACGCGCTCTTCGCCTACATGGGCGACCTGGCCGAACTCTCCCGCGAGGGATACGTGCAGGCGCTCGCCGAGTTGGGCGAGGAGCCGGACAACCGGCGGCGCCGGCTGCTGCGGCGCATCCTGGGCGGCACCGCGGTGGCGCGCAGCGCGCTGGCCGAACTCGCCGAGCACGCGGCGTGGCCGCTGCCGGAGGAGATCACGATGGTGGCCGTCGCCCCCGGCACCCGGCCGGCCCGCAGCGCGCTCGACCGCGACGTGCTCCAGGACTTCGCCGATCCCGAGCCGCATCTGCTGGTGCCGGGGCCGTTCACCGAGGAGCGGCGCGCCTCGCTGTCCGGCGCGCTCGGCGGCTGCCGGGCCGCGGTCGGACTGACCACGAAGCTCGGCGAGGCGGCGGACTCCCTGCGATGGGCCCGGCACACGCTGGCGCTCGCCGGTTCCGGGGTGGTCGGCTCGGGCGGGCCCGACGACGACTCCCTGATCCTCAGCGAGGACCACCTGCTGCCGCTGTGGCTGCTGGGCGACCCGGCGCTGGCTGACCAGATGGCCCGCAAGTACCTGGCGCCGCTCGTCGGGT encodes:
- a CDS encoding helix-turn-helix domain-containing protein; translated protein: MTVMRQTPDHAESPGPIPREFAAIMRPELPSLLKEMAAEIVTAIPEYGHLLEGPNSRVIKIGIEQSIATFVDRVAAPTATTSLRDDLCRRFGRFEAYEGRSLDNLQAAYRIGCQVALRRVRTVGRRYNLSASFMLTFADALFAYMGDLAELSREGYVQALAELGEEPDNRRRRLLRRILGGTAVARSALAELAEHAAWPLPEEITMVAVAPGTRPARSALDRDVLQDFADPEPHLLVPGPFTEERRASLSGALGGCRAAVGLTTKLGEAADSLRWARHTLALAGSGVVGSGGPDDDSLILSEDHLLPLWLLGDPALADQMARKYLAPLVGLTPAQRARLIDTLRIWLTTRGTAGQVADQLGVHPQTVRYRLRILDRAFGDQLAHPDDRFATEIALRALHLRRHGEGGGTSLS